In Melospiza melodia melodia isolate bMelMel2 unplaced genomic scaffold, bMelMel2.pri scaffold_48, whole genome shotgun sequence, the genomic window agcctcctctctgggccacttgcttgtttgcaatgccttgcacagctgctgctcgtgccccacaaggcctggcctgagtcctgcccctgcactctcagccaggctgagatggacactgatggtttctgggccaggctctctgagcccagcccagctccctgcaagctctgccagctgccctgagctctgggcagcaccaagggcctctccccagcccagcccagcccagccggctctggccccacagctctgctcaggccaggctgctctgggcactggccccacgtcctcagcccctggcaagggcacagcagcagctgcagctgccacaggactcagccccaccatgggggaaggtgcctggccaaggccaaaggaggctccctggctgccctgctgccctcgggctgaggtgctgagagctctgcagcccctgctgccatcccatctgcccaggacagcacaagagccctggccttggggccatcaagagctgctcctgctccaggcccagggccaatctcagagctggggcaggcacaaagctgtgcccatttctgttcattgctgctctgatggggatggatcctccgccacttggaggttgctgatgaatttttttACTCCAGAGGCCTTTCCTTTCTTGAGCTCATCAGTTCAGGAATTCCGTGACAAACACTCATAAACTTTTTGTTCAAAACACTTTGTTCGGAACAAGAAAAGTCcatgggaataatttaagttttcAGTTCTTATGTGATTTGtttggacagatttcagaagtgtcttcaaagtgaatctgctatattgaaaaaaaaaaaaaagagagaactaTTTTGTCCAGTATTCTTTTTctgtttatagattggtatcacAAATGTCTAATTTATATTGACACTCAGCTACCtctaatgcagtttgaatagatatgaagatcaagaacattcatggctgaaaatcaataacactttgtcctCACCCCTACCCCACTATTTGCCTCACCCAACCCCTGGAAATCCTGTGGATCAGGAATGGGGTAGCCAGCAGGAGTAAGGCAGTGATTCTTCCTCTATGCTCAGCACTGGTTTGGCAGCACctcaagggctgtgtccagttctgggcctccgggagtgggcaagaggaagaaatttgtatcagggcaggctaaagaaagcaaaggtaaaggaaaggaaatgcttaGGGCTATTTTCAGGTGGCAGCCAGGCAGCcccggctctgagcaacagcgtctgcagcgggacaggaaactcccagctgatgggaacaaactttctggctgactgcagagtcCAGGACAAAATtaagtggtttccctggtgttccccagcccatgttggccccaggggctgatggcatttgtgctccctcaggttcatgtccccacaccaacagcatggggtgctcccgcctgctgtgtgcaatgcaaacaggggctgctgagccagggctgccgtgtctgtgcctgcaaggatggggcacctttgagagctgggggagaggccagggctgcagaggggggatgttgttggcagctccattaggacactctgggacgctgccctgggctgtgcagagcactggggatggatcagcccctgctctgctgctccttcccgtctgccccagggcccttgcagagccccagccatgctgtttgctcccagcctgcccacggccagcctggggctgctcacagggcttttctgtgctgagcattggcctgggcgtgttcttgagagagcctgggcaaggagcctggagcccccagggcttggcttcaggcatcagcgctgccccagcagtgcccatggcctgtccctgctgcagccctggcactgccacccccaggactgtgcccggccccgagagcactcaggccctacagcaacaccagggccaccagggcagcggggcagggccacggcagcagcactggcaacactgagtgctgctgctgctgggcacagctgctgggccagcactgatctgccccagctctgcacacagacattgctgctgcagctccagagaagagaacccaaggggcatctctggtgaaaacaaTGCTGGGAGATCGTTTAGTTCCttcaaagccaccaagagaccagctcctcattgacgCAGTCTGGAGTTAAAGTGgagggaaacaaaaggagaaatggcacaaggaatgacagtcctttgtggacaatagaaaaaaaaaaaaccaaaaaaaaacaaaggaaaaacacccacaaccaaaccaacaacaagtatcaaagattatttttattataagtctttttatttaagaaattggaaattggccagcagtttaatgtttctgaaaagcatccagtcatcagtctccacactgcagccttgagctcctggttcctcaggctgtagatgatgggactaagggctggagacaccaccgagtacagaactgacacagccagatccagggatggggaagagatggaggggggcttcaggtgggcaaatgctgcagtgctgagaaacagggagaccacaaccaggtgagggaggcaggtggaaaaggctttgtgccgtccctgctcagaggggatcctcagcacggccctgaagatctgcacataggagaaaacaatgaacacaaagcagccaaatgctaaacagacactgacagcaagaagcccaagttccctgaggtaggatttggagcaggagagtttgaggatctggggaacttcacagaagaactggcccagggcattgccatggcacaggggcaatgaaaatgtattggctgtgtgcagaagagcagtgagaaaggcactggcccaggcagctgctgccatgtgggcacaagctctgctgcccaggagggtcccgtagtgcaggggtttgcagatggacacgtagcggtcgtagcacatgatggtcaggaggaaatactctgctgagaggaaaaacaaaaagaaaaagagctgtgcagcacatcctttgtaggagatgtccctggtgtcccagagggaattgtgcatggctttggggacagtggtgcagatggagcccaggtcgctgagggccaggttgagcaggaagaagaacatgggcttgtgcaggtggtggctgcaggctatggcgctgatgatgaggccattgcccaggagggcagccagggagatgcccagcaagaggcagaagtgcaggagttgcagctgccccatgtctgccaatgccaggaggaggaagtgcctgatggagctgctgttggacattccttcactctgggcatggtgcgctgttgaaaaagacattgacaagcttggacagatttcctttttgatttcaggcttgtgctccttctgagttactgctttactttcagcattgcactcagcctgaatactggggagacctgagggaaaacagggctccctgtgccgcaGGGCAGTCAGACCTACTggaaccacacaggtgccctttgttcatttaacctctctctatttcaCCGTGATCacactttaatattttttgaaaaatgaagtagactttttgaattctccagctgaattttttttttccaaacccttctctctttccctatgcacatgaacaggaaaggataccaagggctagtctggctctctgctgcctggagttgtgcctactgggagctgtttctctctatccaagccttgtccctgcctgtgctgccagggcccagcccagccctggggtctcagctctgtcctgcagacccctcccagcacagggcactgcccaggggcatctccctggcagcagggccttaagggcaggccagacaaacagagatgctgcaagccaaggtgctgctgctgctgtctgtagggagaggaggctgaggaggcactgtctgagggagatctgaggcacatctgctgatgcccaggctgacagtgcaggagtctcagtgacacaggcaaagctgacagcccctttcccttcccttgaggagaaagctgagagcagccctggccatgcagcaccatctccacagcaggaggaatctgccctgataggggtggctccttccacctctgacttctcccctgcagcgtccatggggagctgccaggcaggctgagagctgcccctggcaggtggcacatgccctgggctggccaagagccctgagggctgcaggagctgctctgcaggacagccctgagcagccccggctgcagccccagcttcaccccgtgcagccgtccctggcagcaggagccatcctgccctgtccctctgatggtgcccagggcagccccgctctgcagcacatcctcctcctccacctcttcctcctcctgtgccacagagaaacggggagagtcctcctgacacatcccccaggctgtggggtgttctggcttcaggagatccctccaggagcacaggggacattgccctgcacccacacactcaccatgcacagggctgtgaagatgtttccccaagtgaagtctcagctcaatgtcttccccatcctgattgccttcagcctgtctctgcctggctcctgtcccctcagtggctgcaggcagagccctcagccctgctgggctgggagaggagctggtcctgggaagagctgttcctttaaagctcagcagcatagacacagcacaaggacttaaatgagACTCGGGGATTTGGTGTTATTTACATCaaactgagtccctgagagagtgtcttcaaaaaacttctcaacaactcaaaattaaattgaaactccaaagttttccaagttttaatgggtaccactgagagacacaaatgagaaattttcccctggttccagggacagcagaacactggaggcagtgatgacagctggggaccaacaaggcaaaggtgtctctggtgctgagcaaacctggatgtgtttgaggaatgcaaagggccaaggcctgagccccagcccctggccaggcagatcctgtccctccctccttgctcagggctcttcccgggatgggcactggcatgtggggatgtgcaatgcccagggcaggagcatggggcggcccctgccaggctgctgagcagggacaaggacgcaatgaggccccaggcctgcaagggtcacttgtctcctgctcctgcctcaggcccaggcccagcagccatggccaaagtgctgcccaagttggctctggcagggctgtcttgcagctgctgcccctccctgtgccctgtgcagcccaggctgtcccacggtgtccctgccctgcgcctctctccctgcaggctgtcggcatcccccggctgccccacctggctgggcccttcctttgctgacagctctgcctcctgcctgcccctgcctgcccacacagagcctggggctgacccagactccttctgggagatgtgttgtgccacagccctgccctggcagggaaattaatctctccttgtttccattctgggtcttcacagctgcacttggtga contains:
- the LOC134413698 gene encoding olfactory receptor 14J1-like; this translates as LHYGTLLGSRACAHMAAAAWASAFLTALLHTANTFSLPLCHGNALGQFFCEVPQILKLSCSKSYLRELGLLAVSVCLAFGCFVFIVFSYVQIFRAVLRIPSEQGRHKAFSTCLPHLVVVSLFLSTAAFAHLKPPSISSPSLDLAVSVLYSVVSPGI